One segment of Panicum virgatum strain AP13 chromosome 3K, P.virgatum_v5, whole genome shotgun sequence DNA contains the following:
- the LOC120701005 gene encoding MDIS1-interacting receptor like kinase 2-like yields the protein MDLPRNLLCILFFLLVCTSHAAHSEQAAAALLHWKSTLDSRSTSNLSSWSPANSTCVWFGILCSNASATTSHIIGLRLPEAGIKGRLETLNFAAFPQLTELNLSRNGLHGAIPASISLLQALVYLDLSFNSLETFIPPELGSLSNLVDLRLDNNNLTGAVPYQLSKLPKIARLEISHNYLDKPDFSPMPTLQIFSMYSMGVNGSFPQFILECPNLTFLDVSWNKLSGPILELIPKIAPNLTYLKVRSNWFSGPIPPAIATLRQLEQPQRNDTTMYQRYGGIDTPRTLEQPTGGLTGPVPKDLGQGQPLIIVDLSNNGFSGELPPGLCSGHQLQELVVNNNSFSGLLPACPNLTYAWIGQNNYSGDNSNDPEFCQLLLLEFLDLSSNQLHGELPSCLTKLQLLYFVDLSRNAFSGEFPALTSHNCSLTSLHLANNDFTGGFPSSLSYCSNLTILDLGNNRLNGEVPSWVSHKMPSLKILQLRSNMLQGCIPWQLSHHSRLQLLDLANNQLSGSIPRQFANFASMIQQSDGFYLGSTHILLTYSNRALTPYSDRIDLIWKGKYYTFEKAIAHMTGIDLLSNLLSGEIPTELTNLKGLQLLNLSRNNLSGGIPNDIGNLKALESLDLSCNELSGHIPDSFSGLTFLSSLNLSNNQLSGMIPTGGQLGTLNDPSIYSNNSGLCGLPLNIACLNGSSGSAENKDRDPGLYYSILVGFAVGFWLWFGAIIFSDPWGVAVLSCIDRVLNC from the exons ATGGATCTACCTAGAAATCTCCTCTgcattctcttcttcctcctcgtaTGTACATCCCACGCTGCCCACAGCGAACAAGCTGCTGCCGCTCTTCTCCATTGGAAGTCCACTTTGGATAGTAGAAGCACCAGCAACTTGTCTTCTTGGTCACCAGCCAACTCTACCTGCGTATGGTTCGGCATCCTGTGCAGCAATGCCAGTGCTACCACCAGCCACATCATCGGACTTCGTCTTCCTGAAGCCGGCATCAAGGGCCGGCTTGAAACCTTAAACTTCGCCGCGTTTCCGCAACTCACCGAGCTCAACCTCAGCAGAAATGGCCTCCACGGAGCCATCCCTGCTAGCATCTCTTTGCTGCAAGCGCTGGTGTATCTTGACCTCAGTTTCAACAGCTTGGAAACGTTCATACCACCAGAGCTCGGAAGCCTCTCTAACCTCGTCGATCTCCGGCTCGACAACAACAACCTTACAGGTGCCGTACCCTACCAACTCAGCAAACTCCCCAAGATTGCCCGCCTTGAGATATCTCACAACTACTTAGACAAACCAGATTTCTCCCCAATGCCCACCCTGCAGATCTTTTCCATGTACAGCATGGGCGTCAATGGCAGCTTTCCCCAGTTCATCCTAGAGTGCCCCAACCTGACATTCCTTGACGTGTCATggaacaaactctctggaccgATCCTAGAGTTGATTCCAAAGATAGCTCCAAATCTAACATACCTCAAAGTGAGATCGAACTGGTTCTCTGGCCCGATACCGCCAGCAATCGCAACACTGCGGCAGCT GGAACAACCTCAGCGGAACGATACCACCATGTATCAGCGGTATGGCGGCATTGACACGCCTCGAACTCTGGAACAACCAACTGGAGG ACTGACTGGCCCTGTACCCAAGGATCTTGGCCAGGGGCAGCCACTTATCATTGTAGACCTGTCGAACAATGGCTTCTCTGGAGAGTTACCTCCTGGACTATGCAGCGGCCATCAGTTACAAGAACTGGTGGTGAACAATAACAGCTTCTCGGGCTTGCTTCCAGCATGCCCAAACTTGACTTATGCTTGGATAGGTCAAAACAATTACTCGGGTGACAACTC GAATGATCCCGAGTTCTGTCAGTTACTTCTTCTGGAGTTCCTGGACCTTTCAAGCAACCAGCTGCATGGGGAGCTCCCCAGCTGCTTGACGAAACTTCAACTACTGTACTTTGTAGATCTGTCGAGAAACGCCTTTTCTGGCGAATTCCCAGCCTTAACAAGCCATAACTGTTCACTGACATCACTGCACTTGGCAAACAACGACTTCACTGGAGGCTTTCCTTCTTCCTTAAGCTACTGCAGTAATTTAACAATTCTAGATCTTGGCAACAACAGACTCAATGGGGAAGTTCCTTCATGGGTATCACACAAAATGCCTTCCCTTAAGATTCTCCAGCTCCGCTCGAACATGTTGCAGGGATGCATACCCTGGCAGCTATCGCATCACTCTCGGCTGCAGCTGCTTGATTTAGCCAACAACCAGCTGAGTGGCTCTATACCAAGACAGTTTGCTAACTTCGCATCGATGATACAGCAGAGCGACGGATTCTACTTGGGATCAACACACATTTTGCTTACATACTCAAATCGAGCTCTGACCCCATATTCTGACAGAATTGATCTCATTTGGAAGGGGAAGTATTACACATTCGAGAAAGCAATTGCTCATATGACAGGCATTGATTTATTGAGCAATCTTCTGTCTGGTGAGATACCTACAGAGTTGACAAACCTGAAGGGCCTCCAGTTGCTAAATTTGTCAAGGAACAATCTTTCTGGTGGCATCCCAAATGATATTGGTAATCTGAAGGCTCTAGAGTCCCTGGACTTATCCTGCAATGAACTTTCAGGCCACATACCCGATAGCTTCTCCGGCTTGACGTTTCTcagctctctcaatctctccaACAACCAGCTGTCAGGTATGATACCCACAGGTGGCCAGCTTGGTACACTAAACGATCCATCAATCTACAGCAATAATTCTGGGCTTTGTGGACTCCCTTTGAACATAGCATGCCTAAATGGAAGTTCTGGATCAGCAGAAAATAAGGATAGAGATCCAGGACTTTACTACTCCATACTTGTGGGGTTTGCTGTTGGATTCTGGTTGTGGTTTGGAGCAATAATTTTCTCTGATCCATGGGGGGTTGCTGTTCTAAGCTGCATTGATCGTGTGCTGAACTGCTGA